In Lentimicrobium sp. L6, the following proteins share a genomic window:
- a CDS encoding 6-carboxytetrahydropterin synthase translates to MANIRLTKEFKFETAHALMGYDGLCKHIHGHSYELLVTVIGKPIEDENNPKLGMVMDFGDLKKIVKEEVVDKMDHCLILNEKGAKAEALKQSDEMFQRVVTVPYQPTSEMMLIDFAERIKPRLPEHIKLHHMMLRETVTSYAEWFASDQ, encoded by the coding sequence GTGGCAAATATTAGATTAACCAAAGAGTTTAAATTTGAAACCGCACATGCTCTGATGGGCTATGATGGTTTGTGTAAACATATTCACGGGCATTCATACGAATTATTGGTAACCGTAATAGGGAAACCCATTGAGGATGAAAACAATCCCAAACTAGGTATGGTTATGGATTTTGGCGACCTCAAAAAAATTGTGAAAGAAGAGGTAGTTGACAAGATGGACCATTGCTTAATCCTCAACGAAAAAGGAGCTAAAGCCGAAGCCCTAAAACAGAGCGACGAGATGTTCCAACGAGTAGTTACCGTTCCTTATCAACCTACCAGCGAGATGATGCTCATTGATTTTGCAGAAAGAATAAAACCCAGACTTCCAGAACACATCAAACTGCACCATATGATGCTCCGCGAAACCGTAACCAGCTATGCTGAATGGTTCGCTTCTGATCAATAG